The following coding sequences lie in one Listeria ivanovii subsp. londoniensis genomic window:
- a CDS encoding S1C family serine protease, with amino-acid sequence MDIFMEILKGIGRLFLQPALYVGIILVIIAGFNRVKWERKSFSVRVYSPWLELKNFFGIGLLFGLCLSIVTTVIGFSVTLEWVAIFNTVVCFLLIAGMFRLSSTAFTIGITSLAFYFCYYFDINLAPFTNEAFGYDAVFIDNFMISMTFLLAILLFVEAFLIQHTSANNPAPSLRKSKRGKLVGSFQLRKLWFVPLVVFIPGDVFIKIFEWWPVFTIGAHSYSFIILPLFIGFQQRVQAQLPEEASRKIAVQVTTLATIIAVAGLLGIVMPVLTLFAFMLAVIGRFWISYRHYRSEQLLPKKFGPQPGGIVVLGAREATPSARLNLKAGEKITEVNGQPIHTREGLYDALNLNRAFCKIKVIDNNGEPRFEQTALYENESFELGLLLVEPR; translated from the coding sequence ATGGATATTTTTATGGAAATACTTAAAGGAATAGGAAGATTGTTTCTACAACCAGCACTTTATGTAGGAATTATTTTAGTGATAATTGCTGGATTTAACAGAGTAAAATGGGAGCGGAAATCATTTAGTGTTCGCGTTTACTCGCCGTGGCTGGAATTAAAAAACTTCTTTGGGATCGGGCTATTATTCGGTCTATGTCTATCAATTGTTACTACGGTAATTGGTTTTAGTGTAACACTAGAATGGGTTGCGATTTTTAATACCGTAGTTTGTTTCTTACTGATTGCTGGGATGTTTCGACTTAGTTCTACGGCCTTCACTATTGGGATTACTAGTTTAGCCTTCTATTTCTGTTATTATTTTGATATTAATTTAGCTCCTTTTACCAATGAAGCATTTGGATATGATGCGGTATTTATTGATAATTTTATGATTTCGATGACATTTTTATTGGCGATATTGCTGTTTGTAGAAGCTTTTCTTATTCAACATACGAGTGCAAACAACCCAGCACCATCGCTTAGAAAAAGTAAACGGGGGAAACTAGTTGGTTCATTTCAATTAAGAAAATTATGGTTTGTTCCATTAGTTGTCTTTATACCGGGGGATGTTTTCATAAAAATATTTGAATGGTGGCCAGTTTTTACAATTGGCGCACATTCGTATTCATTCATTATTTTGCCACTGTTTATTGGCTTCCAACAACGAGTTCAAGCACAACTTCCGGAAGAGGCTAGCCGGAAAATTGCTGTACAAGTTACTACACTTGCAACGATTATTGCTGTTGCTGGGCTTCTTGGAATTGTGATGCCAGTGCTGACGTTGTTTGCCTTTATGCTTGCTGTCATTGGCAGATTTTGGATTTCCTATCGCCATTATCGCTCAGAACAACTCTTGCCGAAAAAGTTTGGTCCGCAACCGGGGGGAATCGTAGTTCTTGGTGCACGTGAGGCAACTCCATCTGCACGTTTAAATTTAAAAGCTGGTGAGAAAATTACAGAAGTGAACGGACAACCAATTCATACACGCGAAGGGCTATATGATGCGCTTAATTTAAACCGTGCATTTTGTAAAATTAAAGTGATTGATAATAATGGTGAACCACGTTTTGAACAAACAGCACTTTATGAGAATGAATCATTCGAGTTAGGTTTGCTTTTAGTCGAACCAAGATAA
- a CDS encoding response regulator transcription factor, which produces MVKILVVDDEASIVTLLQFNIEKAGFEVVTAEDGKAGYELALSEKPDLIVLDLMLPEMDGIEVTKKLRQNKVNVPILMLTAKDEELDKIIGLELGADDYMTKPFSPREVVARIKAILRRTEGKAEAVEENSDEMEAMILIGDLKILPESYEVYLQDELLDLTPKEFELLLFLANHRGKVFSRDQLLDTVWNYDYVGETRIVDVHVSHLRDKLETDTKQPKYIKTIRGFGYKMENVK; this is translated from the coding sequence TTGGTAAAAATTCTTGTAGTTGATGATGAAGCTTCTATTGTTACCTTGCTGCAATTTAATATTGAAAAAGCAGGATTTGAAGTGGTGACAGCAGAAGATGGTAAGGCAGGATATGAACTAGCTTTATCAGAAAAACCAGATTTAATCGTACTTGATTTAATGCTTCCTGAAATGGATGGAATCGAAGTGACAAAAAAACTTCGTCAAAATAAAGTAAATGTTCCTATTCTAATGTTAACAGCAAAAGATGAAGAATTAGATAAAATCATTGGTCTAGAGCTTGGTGCAGATGATTATATGACAAAACCATTTAGCCCGCGAGAAGTAGTCGCGCGAATTAAAGCGATTTTACGTCGGACAGAAGGTAAAGCAGAGGCAGTTGAAGAAAATTCGGACGAAATGGAAGCAATGATTTTAATTGGTGATTTGAAAATTTTACCAGAAAGCTATGAAGTGTATTTACAAGATGAACTGCTAGACTTAACGCCAAAAGAATTCGAGTTATTATTATTTCTTGCTAATCACCGCGGCAAAGTTTTTTCACGAGATCAATTGTTAGATACTGTATGGAACTATGATTACGTTGGAGAAACACGAATTGTGGATGTTCATGTAAGCCATTTACGCGATAAACTTGAAACAGATACTAAACAACCAAAGTATATCAAAACAATCCGTGGCTTTGGCTATAAAATGGAGAATGTAAAATAA